The following are encoded in a window of Armatimonadota bacterium genomic DNA:
- the iolM gene encoding scyllo-inosose 3-dehydrogenase, which translates to MKALVLEAEWRPRDGYVPTAWEVETRKAITGSSVWHRPRLALADLPQPAPGPREVLIRPRACGVCGSDVHFVETDEQGYMLYPGLTRFPVVIGHEFSGEVVEVGREVRDLAPGDMVTCEEMIWCGECIPCRNGYPNQCLRLEEIGFTIHGAQAEYIAVGAKYCWKINALAEAYGDVERAYEAGALTEPTAVAYNGMFTRAGGFRPGGYVVVFGTGPIGFAAIALARAAGAGRIIAFEVSPLRRELAQRVGADAVFDPAALRQQDTRPREVIRELTQGEGADMQVEAAGAMSQTVPEMEESLAVGGKIVIIGRAAERAPLYLEHFQTHAAQIFGAQGHSGYGNFPNVIRLVAARRVDLTPIITSRFTLGQGVEALQKATRREDGKIMIRAAS; encoded by the coding sequence ATGAAGGCGCTGGTCCTGGAAGCGGAGTGGCGGCCGCGGGATGGCTACGTCCCCACGGCCTGGGAGGTGGAGACTCGAAAGGCGATCACCGGCAGCAGCGTCTGGCACCGCCCGCGTCTGGCGCTGGCGGATCTGCCCCAGCCCGCGCCCGGTCCCCGCGAGGTGCTCATCCGGCCGCGGGCCTGCGGCGTCTGCGGGTCGGACGTGCACTTCGTCGAGACCGACGAGCAGGGCTACATGCTCTACCCCGGCCTGACCCGGTTCCCCGTGGTCATCGGTCACGAGTTCTCCGGGGAGGTGGTGGAGGTCGGCCGTGAGGTGCGCGACCTGGCCCCTGGTGACATGGTGACCTGTGAGGAGATGATCTGGTGCGGCGAGTGCATCCCCTGCCGCAACGGCTACCCCAACCAGTGCCTGCGGCTGGAGGAGATCGGCTTCACCATCCACGGAGCGCAGGCGGAATACATCGCCGTGGGGGCCAAGTACTGCTGGAAGATCAACGCCCTGGCCGAGGCCTACGGGGACGTGGAACGGGCCTACGAGGCCGGGGCCCTCACCGAGCCCACCGCGGTGGCCTACAACGGGATGTTCACCCGGGCCGGGGGCTTCAGGCCCGGCGGCTACGTGGTAGTCTTCGGCACCGGGCCCATCGGCTTCGCCGCCATCGCCCTGGCGCGGGCCGCCGGCGCCGGCCGGATCATCGCCTTCGAGGTCTCCCCCTTACGCCGGGAACTGGCGCAGCGTGTGGGGGCGGATGCGGTCTTCGACCCTGCAGCCCTGCGGCAGCAGGACACCCGGCCGCGCGAGGTGATCCGCGAGCTCACCCAGGGGGAGGGAGCGGACATGCAGGTGGAGGCCGCCGGAGCCATGAGCCAGACCGTCCCGGAGATGGAAGAGTCTCTGGCCGTGGGCGGGAAGATCGTCATCATCGGCCGGGCCGCCGAGCGCGCCCCCCTCTACCTGGAGCACTTCCAGACCCACGCAGCACAGATCTTCGGCGCGCAGGGGCACTCCGGGTACGGCAACTTCCCCAACGTCATCCGCCTGGTGGCGGCGCGACGCGTGGACCTGACGCCCATCATCACCAGCCGCTTCACCCTGGGGCAGGGGGTGGAGGCCCTGCAGAAGGCCACGCGGCGTGAGGACGGAAAGATCATGATCCGCGCCGCATCCTGA
- a CDS encoding substrate-binding domain-containing protein — translation MRKAVLAAVLTVVLVAALTYTVRLPAATPQLSFFVIAHTGPGDPFWAVVNKGVTDAGKVLGVRAVFQGPPQRDIPAQVNMARAAINARAAGIAISVSDPPAIGQVIREARGKGIPVVAINVKEPADYKGEPIPYMAYIGMDEYEAGKNVARYLLPKIPQGAKVLIAMHEPGHVGLEARARGIREVLTAERGAKVETLDTTQDPTKSLATMRAFLKANPDTKALFTLGPLGAIPAIKMIREDKLAGKIAMASFDLDATTIQAIKEGLVEATVDQQQYLQGFISVIQLFLYAKYKLEPTDYNTGRGLVTKATAAAVESLVKQGYR, via the coding sequence ATGCGCAAAGCAGTGCTGGCAGCAGTCCTGACGGTCGTGCTGGTCGCCGCCCTCACCTACACCGTGCGGCTGCCGGCAGCGACCCCGCAGCTGTCCTTTTTCGTCATCGCCCACACCGGTCCGGGCGATCCCTTCTGGGCGGTGGTTAACAAGGGCGTGACCGACGCGGGGAAGGTGCTGGGGGTGCGTGCCGTCTTCCAAGGACCGCCACAGCGGGACATTCCCGCACAGGTGAACATGGCCCGGGCGGCCATCAATGCCCGGGCGGCCGGCATCGCCATCTCGGTGAGCGACCCGCCGGCCATCGGTCAGGTCATCCGGGAGGCCCGGGGGAAGGGCATCCCCGTGGTGGCCATCAACGTCAAGGAGCCGGCCGACTACAAGGGCGAGCCTATCCCCTACATGGCCTATATCGGCATGGATGAGTACGAGGCGGGCAAGAACGTGGCCCGCTACCTCCTGCCCAAGATCCCCCAGGGGGCCAAGGTGCTGATCGCCATGCACGAGCCCGGCCACGTGGGCCTGGAGGCCCGCGCCCGCGGGATTCGCGAGGTGCTGACGGCGGAGCGGGGCGCCAAGGTGGAAACCCTGGACACCACCCAGGACCCCACGAAGTCGCTGGCCACCATGCGCGCCTTCCTCAAGGCCAACCCCGACACCAAGGCCCTCTTCACCCTGGGACCGCTGGGGGCCATCCCCGCCATCAAGATGATCCGGGAGGACAAGCTGGCGGGGAAGATCGCCATGGCCTCCTTCGACCTCGACGCCACCACCATCCAGGCCATCAAGGAAGGGCTGGTGGAGGCCACGGTGGACCAGCAGCAGTACCTGCAGGGGTTCATCTCCGTGATCCAGCTCTTCCTGTACGCCAAGTACAAGCTGGAGCCCACCGACTACAACACCGGCCGGGGCCTGGTCACCAAGGCCACCGCGGCCGCTGTCGAGTCGCTGGTCAAACAGGGGTATCGCTGA
- a CDS encoding ABC transporter permease — protein MSGKAISGGAEARAAEARPPRAARGWRQLLAVRELGVLIALGVLVALFTFLQPAFLTLDTFGDILTQAAELGVAAVGVTFLMIAGEFDLSVGSNFAFAGVLLALLVAELAVSPLLAVPAALAVAACIGLLNGVITLATRIPSFITTLGTMMMWRGLALAITGGWPISILTASTLLDVLGGRAVYGTLRVSAIWLLLVTGIFWILLGKTPYGNWVFATGGKREAARALGVPVARVKLVNFTLAGVLAGAAGFMQFGRMSSMSPVWGDALALEAIAAAVIGGTSLMGGSGTILGTILGAITMAAIRVGLVMVGAPAYWYTAFLGVVIVLAVILNVKLEATFAWRR, from the coding sequence GTGAGCGGAAAGGCGATCTCCGGCGGAGCCGAGGCCAGAGCAGCGGAGGCGCGGCCGCCCCGGGCGGCCAGGGGATGGCGCCAGCTCCTGGCTGTGCGGGAGCTGGGGGTGCTGATCGCCCTGGGTGTCCTGGTGGCGCTGTTCACCTTCCTCCAGCCTGCCTTCCTCACCCTGGACACCTTCGGGGACATCCTGACCCAGGCCGCCGAGCTGGGAGTGGCCGCCGTGGGGGTCACCTTCCTCATGATCGCCGGCGAGTTCGACCTCTCGGTGGGTTCCAACTTCGCCTTCGCCGGAGTCCTCCTCGCTCTGCTGGTCGCGGAGCTTGCCGTCTCCCCACTGCTGGCCGTGCCCGCCGCCCTGGCCGTTGCCGCCTGCATCGGGCTGCTCAATGGGGTCATCACGCTGGCCACGCGCATCCCCTCCTTCATCACCACGCTGGGGACCATGATGATGTGGCGCGGGCTGGCCCTGGCCATCACCGGCGGCTGGCCCATCAGCATCCTCACCGCTTCCACCCTCCTGGACGTGCTGGGGGGCAGAGCGGTCTACGGCACCCTGCGGGTCTCGGCCATCTGGCTGCTGCTGGTTACAGGGATCTTCTGGATACTGCTGGGCAAGACGCCCTACGGGAACTGGGTCTTCGCCACCGGCGGAAAGCGTGAGGCGGCCCGGGCCCTGGGCGTGCCGGTGGCCCGGGTCAAGCTCGTCAACTTTACCCTGGCCGGGGTCCTGGCCGGCGCGGCGGGCTTCATGCAATTCGGGCGGATGAGCTCCATGTCTCCCGTTTGGGGGGACGCTCTGGCCCTGGAGGCCATCGCCGCCGCGGTGATCGGCGGGACCTCCCTGATGGGGGGGTCGGGGACGATCCTGGGGACGATCCTGGGGGCCATCACCATGGCGGCCATCCGCGTGGGGCTGGTCATGGTGGGCGCGCCCGCCTACTGGTACACCGCCTTCCTCGGCGTGGTCATCGTGCTGGCCGTGATCCTCAACGTGAAGCTGGAGGCCACCTTCGCATGGCGGCGGTAG
- a CDS encoding ATP-binding cassette domain-containing protein: MAAVARPVQAVARPAWLLEARGISKAFGKVQALLGVDFAVGYQEVVGLVGDNGAGKSTLIKIITGVYPPDAGELFFEGRPVRLHSPKEARGLGIETVYQDLALVEQMSIARNFFLGNEPARRLGPLRLLDSRAMHEVTEQVLREIGITTLRSASQDVGVLSGGERQAIAIGRTMHFGAKLIILDEPTSALSIKETRKVLDYIQEAKRRGLSVIFITHNLYHVYPVSDRIVVLDHGRKVGDFAREAVSIDDLVELITLQREAARGRP, translated from the coding sequence ATGGCGGCGGTAGCCCGGCCGGTGCAGGCGGTGGCGCGGCCTGCATGGCTGCTGGAAGCGCGCGGCATCAGCAAAGCCTTCGGCAAGGTGCAGGCGCTGCTGGGCGTTGACTTCGCTGTGGGCTACCAGGAGGTGGTGGGCCTAGTGGGCGACAACGGTGCGGGCAAGTCCACGCTGATCAAGATCATCACCGGGGTCTACCCGCCCGACGCCGGGGAGCTGTTCTTCGAGGGGCGGCCGGTGCGACTGCACTCGCCCAAGGAGGCGCGGGGCCTGGGCATCGAGACCGTCTACCAGGACCTGGCGCTGGTGGAGCAGATGAGCATCGCCCGCAACTTCTTCCTGGGCAACGAGCCCGCTCGCCGCCTCGGTCCCCTCCGTCTGCTGGACAGCCGGGCGATGCACGAGGTCACCGAGCAGGTCTTGCGGGAGATCGGGATCACCACACTGCGCTCGGCGTCCCAGGACGTGGGCGTCCTCTCCGGTGGCGAGCGCCAGGCCATCGCCATCGGCAGGACCATGCACTTCGGGGCGAAGCTGATCATCCTGGACGAGCCCACCTCGGCGCTTTCCATCAAGGAGACGCGCAAGGTCCTGGATTACATCCAGGAGGCCAAGCGGCGCGGCCTCTCGGTAATCTTCATCACTCACAACCTCTACCACGTCTACCCCGTCTCTGACCGCATCGTGGTCCTGGACCACGGGCGCAAGGTGGGGGACTTCGCCCGGGAGGCGGTCTCCATCGACGACCTGGTGGAGCTGATCACGCTGCAGCGGGAGGCGGCCCGTGGCCGCCCCTGA
- a CDS encoding TIM barrel protein codes for MAAPELCPCLDALFPGESLEGALQRLAALGFRQFEFWDWRARDLDALAAAAARSGVSPAAFSGNTFEEPLLDREAHGRALAHLRQSLQAAQRLGVRLLVVHVGYTLPATSHREQWEAAVRGLLAAGDLAAAAGVMLALEPLNSRIDHPGYFLDSLPQALRMLAEVDHPAVRLLLDIYHMWVMHGDLRQHLPQALPLVAHVHVADVPGRGEPGSGTIPWGEVMDALRRGGYEGAVGLECWPTGSVEAALRRSVQALTFGAVREKL; via the coding sequence GTGGCCGCCCCTGAGCTCTGCCCCTGCCTGGATGCCCTCTTTCCCGGGGAGTCACTGGAGGGGGCCCTGCAGCGGCTGGCTGCGCTGGGCTTCCGCCAGTTCGAGTTCTGGGACTGGCGTGCCCGCGACCTGGACGCTCTGGCGGCCGCGGCCGCCCGCAGCGGGGTCTCACCTGCCGCCTTCAGCGGCAACACCTTCGAGGAGCCGCTGCTGGACCGAGAGGCCCACGGACGGGCCCTGGCTCACCTGCGGCAGTCGCTGCAGGCGGCGCAGCGACTGGGCGTGCGTCTGCTGGTGGTGCACGTGGGCTACACCCTTCCCGCCACCAGCCACCGGGAGCAGTGGGAGGCGGCGGTGCGGGGGCTGCTGGCGGCGGGGGACCTGGCGGCAGCGGCAGGGGTGATGCTGGCGCTGGAGCCGCTCAACTCCCGCATCGACCATCCGGGGTACTTCCTGGACAGCCTGCCCCAGGCACTGCGGATGCTGGCCGAGGTCGACCACCCGGCGGTGCGCCTGCTGCTGGACATCTACCACATGTGGGTGATGCACGGCGACCTGCGGCAACACCTGCCGCAGGCGTTACCGCTCGTGGCGCACGTGCACGTGGCTGACGTCCCGGGACGCGGGGAGCCGGGGAGCGGAACGATCCCCTGGGGGGAGGTGATGGACGCTCTGCGCCGGGGCGGCTACGAGGGCGCCGTCGGTCTGGAATGCTGGCCCACCGGTTCGGTGGAAGCGGCGCTGCGGCGCAGCGTCCAGGCGCTGACGTTTGGCGCAGTACGGGAGAAGTTGTAG
- a CDS encoding sugar phosphate isomerase/epimerase family protein yields the protein MISPERYGLNGATTGKADLLTDLRVAQGAGFATLELRDLKIEDYLRQGGTLPQLREAFARAGVAPLSLNALERATLASGEEWAEVQQRCRTLCQWAQALGCPYVVAVPSPWTDASDARRIREQTVETLGALAGIARPFGVRLGFEFLGFGSCSVTTLEAAREIVAQVADPTVGLVIDAFHFYVGGSAWSSLDGLDPRSLFIVHLDDAEDRPRETLEDAHRLLPGEGVIPLERLVRRLEALGYEGVYSVELFRPEYWAWEPLRLAREARASLEALFTRAEEGEG from the coding sequence GTGATATCCCCGGAGCGATACGGGCTGAACGGTGCTACCACGGGAAAGGCGGACCTGCTCACCGACCTGCGCGTGGCCCAGGGGGCTGGCTTCGCCACGCTGGAGCTGCGTGACCTCAAGATAGAAGACTACCTGCGGCAGGGAGGGACGCTGCCCCAGCTGCGAGAGGCCTTTGCCCGGGCGGGGGTAGCGCCGCTCAGCCTGAACGCCCTGGAGCGGGCCACGCTGGCATCCGGAGAGGAATGGGCTGAGGTGCAGCAGCGCTGCCGCACCCTCTGCCAGTGGGCGCAGGCGCTGGGCTGTCCCTATGTGGTGGCGGTGCCCAGCCCCTGGACGGATGCTTCCGACGCCCGGCGCATTCGGGAGCAGACGGTGGAGACGCTGGGGGCGCTGGCTGGGATTGCCCGCCCCTTTGGCGTGCGCCTGGGCTTCGAGTTCCTCGGTTTTGGGAGCTGCTCGGTGACCACACTGGAAGCCGCCCGGGAAATCGTGGCGCAAGTCGCCGATCCCACCGTCGGCCTGGTCATCGACGCCTTTCACTTCTACGTCGGGGGCTCCGCCTGGAGCAGCCTGGACGGCCTCGACCCCCGCTCCCTGTTCATCGTCCACCTGGACGACGCGGAAGACCGGCCGCGGGAGACCCTGGAGGACGCACACCGCCTTCTGCCGGGAGAGGGGGTCATCCCCCTGGAGCGGCTGGTGCGCCGGCTGGAGGCACTGGGTTACGAGGGGGTCTACTCGGTGGAGCTGTTCCGTCCGGAGTACTGGGCGTGGGAGCCACTGCGTCTGGCCAGGGAGGCGCGGGCCAGCCTGGAGGCCCTGTTCACCAGGGCGGAGGAGGGTGAGGGATGA
- a CDS encoding Gfo/Idh/MocA family oxidoreductase encodes MSVRVGILGAGFIGRVHALNLRRDPRVELVGVADVVPGAAQRLAAEVESTPMGSLAELLDRGIDAVYVCTPNVQHVEPVLQALGAGVHVFSEKPMATSLRGAWEIRQAAGASRGVYQLGFNRRFARVYRFLKGLIAQGRLVPLLAQMKHNRGELQQPPWTGDPTVTGGYLYETPVHLFDMGRFLFGEVLEVSGVARQSVYNELDGFVMLFRFASGVAASVTSVAHTSWFFPYERVEVYGPHQTAVTEELERAWFSPEVRGQVEAIDCFQMPFEDKWGYGEEDRRFIDAVLGEAPPPVTAEDGYRATELVEAVYQAARTGAAVPLPLPQPQ; translated from the coding sequence ATGAGCGTGCGGGTGGGGATCCTGGGGGCGGGGTTCATCGGTCGGGTGCACGCCCTGAACCTGCGCCGCGATCCGCGGGTGGAACTGGTGGGCGTCGCCGACGTGGTGCCTGGGGCGGCGCAGCGGCTGGCCGCCGAAGTGGAGAGCACGCCCATGGGCTCGCTGGCCGAGCTGCTGGACCGCGGCATCGACGCCGTCTACGTCTGCACGCCCAACGTGCAGCACGTGGAGCCGGTGCTGCAGGCGCTGGGCGCCGGGGTACACGTCTTCTCGGAGAAGCCCATGGCCACCTCATTGCGCGGCGCCTGGGAGATCCGCCAGGCCGCCGGAGCGTCCCGCGGCGTCTACCAGCTGGGCTTCAACCGCCGCTTCGCCCGCGTCTACCGCTTCCTCAAAGGGCTGATCGCCCAGGGGCGGCTGGTGCCGCTGCTGGCCCAGATGAAGCACAACCGCGGCGAGCTGCAGCAGCCCCCTTGGACCGGCGATCCCACCGTCACCGGCGGCTACCTCTACGAGACGCCGGTGCACCTGTTCGACATGGGCCGCTTCCTCTTCGGCGAGGTGCTCGAGGTCAGCGGGGTGGCCCGGCAGAGCGTGTACAATGAACTTGATGGGTTCGTGATGCTGTTTCGTTTTGCCTCCGGGGTGGCGGCCAGCGTCACCTCCGTCGCCCACACCTCCTGGTTCTTCCCGTACGAGCGCGTCGAGGTGTATGGGCCGCACCAGACGGCCGTGACGGAGGAGCTGGAGCGCGCCTGGTTCAGCCCGGAGGTACGAGGGCAGGTGGAGGCCATCGACTGCTTCCAGATGCCCTTCGAGGACAAGTGGGGCTACGGGGAGGAGGACCGCCGCTTCATCGACGCGGTGCTGGGCGAGGCGCCGCCGCCGGTGACCGCCGAGGACGGCTACCGGGCCACGGAGCTGGTGGAGGCCGTCTACCAGGCCGCTCGCACGGGAGCAGCAGTGCCTCTGCCGCTGCCGCAGCCTCAGTGA
- a CDS encoding HAD family hydrolase produces MSARAGRYRLVVADIDGTLVTSQRTITARVRRAVRQAQRRGVRVCLATGRTWRSARRYFQTLGADPPAILYNGGLIYDFARERVIYRRPMSLRQAQRVIRALDAFPDLAAHYYVDEGIYVRWHTPLVLATARQDHILPQAVGDFRRLRGQPMKFRILGPRPRLVALARRVRRAGAPGTLVFSGPTSLEVLPPGVSKGAAVRRVASLLGVPLRQVIAVGDELNDLSMLQVAGCGVAMGSAPRELRRVADYVAPSSDQDGLAEVIHRFVLTEETDDLPGAVRPGHRQKRRGA; encoded by the coding sequence GTGAGCGCACGTGCCGGACGCTACCGCCTCGTCGTAGCCGACATCGACGGGACCCTGGTGACGTCGCAGCGCACCATCACCGCCCGCGTGCGGCGCGCCGTGCGCCAGGCCCAGCGGCGCGGCGTGCGGGTCTGCCTGGCTACCGGGCGTACCTGGCGTTCCGCCCGCCGCTACTTCCAGACGCTGGGCGCCGACCCACCAGCCATCCTCTATAACGGCGGCCTGATTTACGACTTCGCCCGCGAGCGGGTCATTTACCGCCGCCCCATGTCTCTGCGCCAGGCACAGCGGGTGATCCGCGCCCTGGACGCCTTCCCCGACCTGGCCGCGCACTACTACGTGGACGAAGGGATTTACGTGCGCTGGCACACCCCCCTGGTCCTGGCCACGGCACGGCAGGACCACATCTTGCCGCAGGCGGTAGGGGACTTCCGGCGTCTGCGCGGTCAGCCCATGAAGTTCCGCATCCTCGGGCCGCGGCCCCGCCTGGTGGCGCTGGCGCGGAGGGTGCGCCGCGCGGGGGCTCCGGGAACACTGGTCTTCTCCGGGCCCACCTCCCTGGAGGTCCTCCCCCCGGGGGTCTCCAAGGGCGCCGCTGTGCGCCGCGTGGCCAGCCTGCTGGGCGTACCGCTACGCCAGGTGATTGCGGTGGGGGATGAGCTCAACGACCTGAGCATGCTCCAGGTGGCCGGCTGCGGCGTGGCCATGGGCAGCGCGCCCCGGGAGCTGCGCCGGGTCGCCGACTACGTGGCGCCCAGCAGCGACCAGGACGGGCTGGCGGAGGTGATCCATCGATTTGTGCTCACGGAAGAGACAGACGATCTGCCCGGAGCAGTCCGACCGGGTCATAGACAGAAAAGGAGGGGAGCATGA
- a CDS encoding ABC transporter substrate-binding protein, with translation MMRRMWIGWLVLALLVGVVPPVIAQQQKIVVYSALPDLETSLIHREFTRRTGIPVEALSVAAAGTLQARIRAEKDRPRADIFVGGSRDFHIPLAKEGLLVKYRSPVAAEAKISPAYLDPDGYWHGWYLGALSIIINSERWDRELAPRGVRKPATWDDLIRPEFKGHFVMPSPVTTGGGYIFVAVQIFRLGEDRAWAYLKALNANASQYTPTAPGTITLLERGEAIVAMMWAHEAIGARILRAAPLEVIVPPDTGFEIGAVSIIKGGPNPAGARAYVDFLMTRTPQDINARYGFRYPVRADVGVPAGATPFEQLKFVKYDLEWAIQNQTRIRERWTREIGR, from the coding sequence ATGATGCGCAGGATGTGGATCGGCTGGCTGGTGCTGGCGCTCCTGGTGGGAGTGGTCCCCCCGGTGATTGCCCAGCAGCAGAAAATCGTAGTCTACTCGGCGCTGCCGGACCTGGAGACCTCCCTGATCCATCGGGAGTTCACCCGGCGCACGGGCATCCCGGTGGAAGCGCTCAGCGTGGCCGCGGCCGGGACGCTGCAGGCACGCATCCGCGCGGAGAAGGACCGGCCGCGGGCGGACATCTTCGTCGGCGGATCCCGCGACTTCCACATCCCCCTGGCGAAAGAGGGACTGCTGGTGAAGTACCGCTCGCCCGTGGCCGCGGAGGCCAAGATCAGCCCCGCCTACCTGGATCCTGACGGTTACTGGCACGGCTGGTACCTGGGGGCCCTTTCCATCATCATCAACAGCGAGCGGTGGGACCGGGAGCTGGCGCCTCGCGGTGTGCGCAAGCCGGCAACATGGGACGACCTGATCCGGCCGGAGTTCAAAGGGCACTTCGTCATGCCCAGCCCGGTGACCACCGGCGGCGGCTACATCTTCGTGGCCGTCCAGATCTTCCGGTTGGGGGAGGATCGCGCCTGGGCGTACCTAAAGGCTCTGAACGCCAACGCCTCTCAGTACACGCCCACCGCTCCCGGGACCATCACGCTCCTGGAGCGGGGGGAGGCCATCGTGGCCATGATGTGGGCCCATGAGGCCATCGGCGCCCGAATCCTGCGGGCCGCCCCCCTGGAGGTGATCGTCCCGCCGGACACCGGCTTCGAGATCGGCGCGGTGTCCATCATCAAGGGCGGGCCCAACCCGGCGGGTGCCAGAGCTTACGTGGACTTCCTGATGACGCGGACCCCCCAGGACATCAACGCACGCTACGGGTTCCGTTACCCGGTGCGCGCCGACGTGGGCGTCCCGGCCGGAGCTACGCCCTTCGAGCAGTTGAAGTTCGTGAAGTACGACCTGGAATGGGCGATTCAGAACCAGACGCGCATCCGCGAGCGCTGGACCAGGGAGATCGGGCGCTGA
- a CDS encoding iron ABC transporter permease produces the protein MAVLRWGEVRRQAADPGLALTFFGAVGILVLFVLYPAFRVLLYPSLRDYLAIPQSLRWMQAARNSLVMMLISTCSATFVGLLFAFATTRPDIPGRRFFRNIAMLPLFAPPFMVAFAYILMFGRLGLITHTLLGMTANIFGWHGLWMVQTVAFFPLAMLIISGVLEAANPSLEHAARNLGADEWSVLRTITLALARPGIAGAALVVAISVLADFGNAVVIAGGFPLLATEAWFRMEGMGDLKGAALVVAMLLIPTVALFLLERYWVSRRVYTTVTGRGSRIERPPTPPLLKGAVVTLCSLVSVLILLVYFGVVAGAFTSVWGRDWSLTLSHWHLARDRIWSLWSSVKIGAIAGAMTGVVGVVVAFLTSRSLPLRNFLDFLAVLPGALPGVFVGVGFVLAFNATPLGGTLWILATALAFWHLPMGYQAAAARLKQIERSIEEAAVNLGASGLRVLWDVYLPLLFRALVEAFAVSFIRAVTNVSIVVFLISPGQVVATFVILNMIQNNIWGAAGALTTMLLLLTFASIGLTWLVLGRVVRTSAVAG, from the coding sequence GTGGCCGTCCTGCGCTGGGGGGAGGTACGCCGTCAGGCGGCGGATCCCGGTCTGGCCCTGACCTTCTTTGGGGCGGTGGGGATCCTCGTCCTCTTCGTCCTCTACCCGGCCTTCCGCGTGCTCCTCTACCCTTCGCTGCGAGACTACCTGGCCATCCCTCAGAGCCTGCGCTGGATGCAGGCCGCGCGCAACAGCCTGGTGATGATGCTCATCTCCACCTGCTCTGCCACCTTCGTCGGCCTGCTCTTCGCCTTTGCCACCACCCGTCCGGACATCCCCGGGCGGCGCTTCTTCCGCAACATCGCCATGCTGCCGCTGTTCGCCCCCCCATTCATGGTGGCCTTCGCCTACATCCTCATGTTCGGCCGGCTGGGGCTGATCACGCACACCCTGCTGGGCATGACCGCCAACATCTTCGGCTGGCACGGCCTGTGGATGGTGCAGACGGTGGCCTTCTTCCCGCTGGCCATGCTCATCATCAGCGGGGTCCTGGAAGCAGCAAACCCCAGCCTGGAGCACGCCGCGCGCAACCTGGGAGCCGACGAGTGGTCCGTGCTGCGTACCATCACCCTGGCCCTGGCCCGGCCGGGGATCGCCGGAGCCGCCCTGGTGGTGGCCATCTCCGTCCTGGCCGACTTTGGCAATGCCGTGGTCATCGCCGGGGGGTTTCCCCTGCTGGCCACGGAGGCGTGGTTCCGCATGGAGGGCATGGGGGACCTGAAGGGGGCCGCCCTGGTGGTGGCCATGCTGCTAATCCCCACCGTGGCCCTCTTCCTCCTGGAGCGGTACTGGGTGAGCCGGCGGGTCTACACCACGGTCACCGGCCGCGGATCGCGCATCGAGCGGCCACCGACGCCGCCTCTGCTCAAGGGGGCAGTGGTCACCCTCTGCTCCCTGGTCAGCGTGCTCATCCTGCTGGTCTACTTCGGGGTGGTGGCGGGGGCGTTCACCTCGGTCTGGGGACGCGACTGGTCCCTCACCCTGAGTCACTGGCACCTGGCCCGGGACCGCATCTGGTCCCTGTGGTCGAGCGTGAAGATCGGGGCCATCGCCGGGGCGATGACGGGAGTGGTGGGCGTGGTCGTGGCCTTTCTCACCTCGCGCAGCCTCCCCCTGCGCAACTTCCTGGACTTCCTGGCGGTCCTTCCTGGCGCGCTGCCCGGGGTCTTCGTGGGTGTAGGGTTCGTCCTGGCCTTCAACGCCACCCCGCTGGGGGGGACCCTGTGGATCCTGGCCACCGCCCTGGCCTTCTGGCATCTCCCCATGGGGTACCAGGCCGCGGCGGCACGGCTCAAGCAGATCGAGCGGTCCATCGAGGAGGCCGCAGTGAACCTGGGAGCCAGCGGGTTGCGCGTGCTGTGGGATGTCTACCTCCCTCTGCTCTTCCGCGCCCTGGTGGAGGCCTTCGCCGTCTCCTTCATCCGCGCCGTCACCAACGTCAGCATCGTGGTCTTCCTCATCTCCCCGGGGCAGGTGGTGGCCACCTTCGTCATCCTGAACATGATCCAGAACAACATCTGGGGTGCAGCCGGCGCTCTGACCACCATGCTGCTGCTGCTGACCTTCGCCTCCATCGGTCTGACCTGGCTGGTGCTGGGACGGGTGGTGCGCACCTCGGCGGTGGCGGGATGA